One Gadus chalcogrammus isolate NIFS_2021 chromosome 4, NIFS_Gcha_1.0, whole genome shotgun sequence DNA segment encodes these proteins:
- the LOC130380452 gene encoding E3 ubiquitin-protein ligase TRIM39-like gives MRRERWGVLPLRPLCLGNMAARAKLRGMASAITSWSEENFSCSICLDVFSSPVSTPCGHNFCRTCITKYLDEQVKYKCPVCSKLFDTRPDLQVNTLLSEMVDRFGTSVRVREQPYVEPAEVPCDVCTGTQLKAVKSCLECFMSFCQTHLEPHQRVTVLKKHRLAEPMDRLEGRMCKKHERLLELFCQTEQVCVCQFCTETDHRSHPIVTLKEEYEVKTAQLEKIEAEVQQMIQERKIKLKEIKDTVEMSKKDADITALMRCIEKWQDYLKQMVKERLKSTVKQAEDLIKELEKEIEDLTNRSSELKQLSHTKDHLHFLQTFRSLKNPPPTRDWTTVEVRPPSYVGTMRRSLDQLEEILNMEMKKLCEDAELKIVQQYEVDVTLDPDTAQPRLILSEDGRQVHDGGVERKLLENPKRFTKQLCVLTRQSFSSGRFYFEVQVKDKTGWGLGVARESINRNSFIIVTPETGYWTVYYEEDGLLFSDDPDVRLPLSAELQKVGVFVDYDEGLVSFYDVEARVHIYSATGCTFSEPLYPILCPSLYDYKGNNSAPLIISPVNQTD, from the exons atgaggagagagaggtggggggttctacctctaagaccactctgtcttgggaacatggccgccagagcaaagctaagag gaatggcctctgcaatcacttcctggtctgaggagaacttttcatgttccatctgtctggatgtgttcagcagtccagtttccacaccatgtggacacaacttctgcagaacctgtattacaaagtacttggatgaacaagtcaagtacaaatgtcctgtttgcagCAAGCTTTTCGACACAAGACCTGATCTACAGGTCAATACCCTCTTATCAGAGATGGTTGATCGGTTTGGAACGTCCGTAAGAGTAAGAGAGCAGCCTTATGTTGAACCAGctgaagttccctgtgacgtttgtactgggacccagctgaaggctgtgaagtcctgcctggAGTGTTTTATGTCgttctgccaaacccacctggagcctcATCAGAGAGTCACAGTtttgaagaaacatcggctggccgagcctatggaccgtctggaaggcaggatgtgtaagaaacacgaacgacttctggagctcttctgccagactgaacaggtgtgtgtgtgtcagttctgcacagagacagaccacaggtCCCATCCTATTGTGACTCTAAAGGaagaatatgaagtgaagacggcccagctggagaagatagaggctgaagttcagcagatgatccaggagagaaaaataaagctCAAGGAGATCAAAGACACAGTAGAAATGAGCAAGAAAGACGCAGACATCACTGCTCTGAtgcgctgcattgaaaagtgGCAGGATTATCTCAAGCAAATGGTGAAAGAGAGACTGAAATCCACAgtgaaacaagctgaagacctcatcaaagagctggagaaggaaatagaagatctgaccaatagaagctcagagctgaagcagctctcacacactaaagaccacctccacttcctccagaccttcagatccctgaagaaccctccacccaccagggactggacgacggtggaggtccgtcctccgtcatacgtagggaccatgaggagatccctggatcagctggaggagatacttaacatggagatgaagaagctgtgtgaggatgctgaactgaagatagtccagcagtatgaagtagatgtgactctggatcctgatacagctcaaccccgtctcatcctgtctgaggatgggagacaagtacatgatggaggtgtagaGAGGAAACTCCTGGaaaaccctaagagatttacgaAGCAACTATGCGTTCtaacgaggcagagcttctcctcagggagattttactttgaggtccaggttaaagacaagactggatggggtttaggagtggccagagagtccatcaacagaaacagtttcattatagtgacccctgagacgggttacTGGACTGTTTACTACGAAGAGGATGGGTTGTTATTTAGTGATGACCCtgatgtccgtctccctctgagtgctgagctccagaaggtgggggtgtttgttgattatgatgagggtctggtctccttctatgatgtggaagccagggttcatatctactctgctactggctgcaccttcagtgagcctctctatccaatcCTCTGTCCAAGTCTCTATGATTATAAAGGTAataactctgcccccctgatcatctcacctgtcaatcaaacagactag